The following proteins come from a genomic window of Synechococcus sp. BIOS-E4-1:
- a CDS encoding N-acetylmuramoyl-L-alanine amidase: MIPRRLALTPALLVAGLILSVVIATAAKAPHPQEEDPLTGVRVTLSASWMGRATTSEDKEILVLAGHGDSQGIEGAGTSGAAVDRGGARPMNPHMRDELFWNRRVRDAVVRTGQARGLNIRSYEPDQLTIRNEDDPRTNWSVGRRHHDAGGYALEIHFDAYGNHGVGSGLIPNLRSPATRIDESLALNFGRYPLNFRGGLGAPRRGISILEIGKLEGQLERKLRDPQSRNAVVAALALRIVEAIELGIGEAPATRKLSSPPDADDSVPQATDHRTNVVGG; the protein is encoded by the coding sequence GTGATTCCGCGACGGCTGGCGCTGACCCCAGCACTGTTGGTCGCGGGACTGATCCTGTCAGTCGTGATAGCAACCGCCGCCAAAGCACCACATCCCCAGGAGGAAGACCCTCTCACCGGTGTCAGAGTCACGTTGTCAGCCAGCTGGATGGGCAGGGCAACAACCTCAGAGGACAAGGAGATTCTGGTTCTTGCAGGCCATGGCGACTCCCAGGGGATCGAAGGTGCCGGAACCTCGGGAGCCGCCGTTGACCGTGGAGGAGCCCGCCCCATGAATCCACACATGCGCGATGAACTGTTCTGGAATCGGCGCGTTCGTGATGCAGTCGTGAGAACAGGGCAGGCTCGCGGACTCAACATCCGCTCCTATGAACCGGATCAACTGACCATTCGCAACGAAGACGATCCACGCACCAACTGGTCGGTGGGGCGACGCCACCACGATGCCGGTGGCTACGCCCTGGAGATCCATTTCGATGCCTATGGCAACCACGGCGTCGGCTCAGGCCTGATCCCCAACCTGCGCAGTCCAGCAACGAGAATTGATGAGAGCCTGGCCCTGAACTTCGGGCGCTATCCGCTGAACTTCCGAGGAGGCCTGGGCGCGCCCAGACGAGGCATCAGCATTCTCGAGATCGGCAAACTGGAGGGACAGCTGGAGCGAAAGCTGCGGGATCCGCAAAGCCGCAATGCGGTCGTCGCAGCACTGGCCCTTCGCATCGTTGAAGCCATCGAGCTGGGCATCGGGGAAGCCCCAGCAACCCGGAAGCTCAGTTCACCGCCTGATGCGGACGACAGCGTTCCTCAAGCGACAGATCATCGAACCAATGTTGTGGGCGGGTGA
- a CDS encoding cofactor assembly of complex C subunit B encodes MPSPQTSTLLLTALLGIGLIFFLRAASKDRTTVVEVRSPRPPVEVLNGLDAWLKQRGWSQLGGDADRCLLEYRGQVDSSIPLAILLSLLGTVGAGSLGLVVRQMNPSLNWWPLVIAALGPLAGWIYARRARRVEEIQIRLIEPDVGEGSTLRLRAHRDELIALELALADPLELASDGALLTSPI; translated from the coding sequence ATGCCATCCCCCCAGACGTCCACTCTGCTGCTCACTGCCCTGCTGGGGATCGGCCTGATTTTCTTTCTGCGAGCTGCCAGCAAGGATCGAACCACTGTTGTGGAGGTTCGATCACCCCGGCCTCCTGTGGAAGTGCTGAACGGCCTCGATGCCTGGTTGAAGCAACGGGGGTGGAGCCAGCTGGGCGGGGACGCTGATCGCTGCCTGCTGGAGTACAGGGGCCAGGTGGACAGCAGTATCCCTCTGGCAATCCTACTTTCACTGCTGGGTACTGTCGGCGCTGGCAGCCTTGGCCTGGTCGTGCGACAGATGAACCCATCTCTGAACTGGTGGCCTCTGGTAATTGCCGCCCTCGGCCCCCTGGCTGGTTGGATCTACGCCCGACGCGCAAGACGCGTGGAAGAGATTCAGATCCGCCTGATCGAACCCGACGTAGGCGAAGGCAGCACACTGCGACTGCGTGCCCATCGCGATGAGCTCATCGCCCTCGAGCTCGCCCTTGCCGATCCGCTGGAACTGGCCAGCGACGGCGCATTGCTGACATCTCCGATCTGA
- the rodA gene encoding rod shape-determining protein RodA, with protein sequence MVSGVGLSRQPVFRRPGKRRGRGRERDWILWGIPLAMVAVAGILIASTQRQADYADWYHHWITAGVGVGIALLLARLSLLRLRPLLIPIYGLTVISLIAVRMIGTTALGAQRWISIGGVHVQPSEFAKLAAILLLAAVLDRHPVERPVDLLRPLGVISLPWLLVFIQPDLGTSLVFGALLLTMLYWSGMPFEWLVLLLSPLITALLAGLFPWGLTAWIPLTLGIAYRSLPWKKVALALVLAVQSAAALVTPWLWENGLQDYQRDRLVLFLDPTKDPLGGGYHLLQSTVGIGSGGLFGTGLLQGQLTKLRFIPEQHTDFIFSALGEELGFLGTILVVVGFALLMGRMLQVAGKARTDFESLVVIGVATMLMFQVVVNIFMTIGLGPVTGIPLPFMSYGRSAMVVNFIALGLCLSVARRSRRALIR encoded by the coding sequence ATGGTTTCCGGAGTCGGCCTCAGCAGACAACCTGTATTCAGAAGACCTGGCAAACGACGGGGTCGTGGACGAGAGCGGGACTGGATTCTCTGGGGTATTCCCCTGGCCATGGTCGCCGTGGCTGGAATTCTGATCGCCAGTACACAACGTCAGGCCGATTACGCCGACTGGTATCACCACTGGATCACGGCCGGTGTTGGTGTGGGCATCGCACTGCTGCTGGCACGGCTGTCATTACTGCGACTGCGCCCCCTGCTGATCCCTATTTACGGTCTCACAGTGATCAGCCTCATCGCCGTTCGAATGATCGGCACCACCGCTCTGGGTGCCCAACGCTGGATCAGCATTGGAGGCGTGCACGTCCAACCCTCCGAATTCGCGAAGCTGGCGGCCATCCTGCTGCTGGCAGCGGTCCTGGATCGACACCCCGTTGAACGCCCGGTGGATCTTCTCAGGCCGCTGGGCGTGATTTCACTCCCCTGGCTACTGGTGTTCATCCAGCCCGACCTGGGCACATCACTGGTGTTCGGGGCGCTGCTGTTAACGATGCTGTATTGGTCTGGGATGCCTTTCGAGTGGCTGGTTCTGCTGCTCTCCCCCCTGATCACGGCCCTGCTCGCTGGACTGTTCCCCTGGGGACTCACCGCCTGGATCCCACTCACCCTTGGCATCGCCTACCGATCCCTTCCCTGGAAAAAGGTTGCGCTTGCTCTGGTCCTGGCGGTGCAGAGCGCAGCTGCACTGGTGACGCCCTGGCTCTGGGAAAACGGTCTGCAGGATTACCAGCGCGATCGCCTTGTGCTCTTTCTTGACCCCACCAAGGACCCTTTGGGTGGTGGCTATCACCTCCTTCAGAGCACTGTGGGGATTGGTTCCGGTGGCCTGTTCGGCACTGGCCTACTCCAGGGACAACTCACCAAGCTGCGCTTCATCCCTGAGCAGCACACCGATTTCATATTCAGTGCACTGGGGGAAGAGTTGGGATTCTTGGGCACAATTCTGGTCGTGGTCGGCTTCGCACTACTGATGGGGCGGATGCTTCAGGTGGCGGGGAAAGCTCGCACTGACTTTGAATCGCTTGTGGTGATCGGCGTCGCCACGATGTTGATGTTCCAGGTTGTGGTGAACATCTTCATGACCATCGGCCTTGGGCCTGTGACTGGAATTCCACTGCCCTTCATGAGCTACGGACGCAGCGCCATGGTGGTGAATTTCATTGCCCTTGGTCTCTGCCTGTCTGTGGCAAGGCGATCAAGACGAGCTCTGATCCGTTGA
- a CDS encoding Mrp/NBP35 family ATP-binding protein has translation MTTAEQATQALSDLRDAGSDRSLLDLGWLDQVRVVPPRAVIRLNLPGFAQNQRDQIVSGARQRLLQLEGIDDVQIELGQPPSQGGIGQAGHGQVAERQSIPGVRHVIAVSSGKGGVGKSTVAVNLACSLAVRGLKVGLLDADIYGPNAPTMLGVADRTPEVSGSGDNQCMQPIETCGVAMVSMGLLIEENQPVIWRGPMLNGIIRQFLYQVQWGERDVLVVDLPPGTGDAQLSLAQAVPMAGVVIVTTPQQVALQDARRGLAMFRQMSIPVLGVVENMSAFIPPDQPDRRYALFGSGGGQTLADAFDVPLLAQVPMEMPVQEGGDQGRPITLSKPDSVSAKTFLALADRLSPMVTNEA, from the coding sequence ATGACCACTGCGGAACAGGCCACTCAGGCGCTCAGCGACCTCCGCGATGCGGGCAGTGACCGTTCTCTGTTGGATCTCGGTTGGCTCGACCAGGTGCGGGTGGTCCCTCCACGGGCTGTGATCCGGCTGAACCTGCCTGGATTCGCCCAGAACCAGCGTGATCAGATTGTGAGCGGTGCAAGGCAGCGACTCCTGCAACTCGAGGGCATTGACGATGTCCAGATCGAACTGGGTCAACCACCCTCCCAGGGAGGAATCGGACAGGCAGGCCACGGCCAGGTCGCCGAACGACAGTCGATCCCAGGGGTCCGCCATGTGATCGCTGTCAGCAGCGGCAAGGGTGGCGTCGGCAAGAGCACAGTGGCGGTGAATCTGGCCTGTTCATTGGCCGTGCGCGGTCTGAAGGTGGGTCTTCTGGACGCCGATATCTACGGCCCCAACGCTCCAACCATGCTCGGTGTGGCTGACCGCACGCCCGAGGTGAGCGGCAGCGGAGACAACCAGTGCATGCAGCCGATCGAGACCTGCGGCGTTGCCATGGTGTCCATGGGTCTGCTGATTGAAGAGAACCAGCCCGTGATCTGGCGTGGACCCATGCTCAACGGGATCATTCGCCAGTTTCTTTATCAAGTGCAGTGGGGAGAGCGCGATGTCTTGGTGGTTGACCTGCCTCCGGGCACCGGAGATGCGCAATTGTCACTGGCCCAGGCCGTTCCCATGGCGGGCGTGGTGATCGTGACCACCCCCCAGCAGGTGGCCCTTCAGGATGCGCGACGCGGACTGGCCATGTTCCGCCAGATGAGCATCCCAGTGCTTGGTGTGGTCGAAAACATGAGCGCATTCATTCCGCCTGACCAGCCCGATCGGCGATATGCCTTGTTCGGATCAGGCGGTGGACAGACTCTGGCCGATGCCTTCGACGTCCCACTTTTGGCCCAAGTTCCCATGGAGATGCCTGTTCAGGAAGGTGGAGATCAGGGCAGACCGATCACGCTGTCCAAGCCCGACTCAGTCAGCGCCAAGACATTTCTGGCGCTGGCTGATCGTCTCTCACCCATGGTGACCAACGAAGCCTGA
- the hemF gene encoding oxygen-dependent coproporphyrinogen oxidase: MVRSLLKRLKGRMLGAVPSSPAAISGERPPADSRERARALVMGLQDEICSGLEKIDGVGRFQEESWDRPEEGGGRSRVMREGRIFEQGGVNFSEVHGKELPPSILKQRPEAKGHPWFATGTSMVLHPRNPFVPTVHLNYRYFEAGPVWWFGGGADLTPYYPFLEDARHFHRSHRQACDSVDERLYQVFKPWCDEYFFLKHRQETRGIGGIFYDYQDGSGRLYRGQDPEGPAARKAAEIGSVNLSWQQLHDLAKANGTAFLPAYTPIVDKRNGLSYGDRERQFQLYRRGRYVEFNLVWDRGTIFGLQTNGRTESILMSLPPLARWEYGYQAEEGSREALLTDLFTRPQHWFDDLSLEERCRPHQAVN; this comes from the coding sequence ATGGTCCGTTCCCTGCTTAAGCGTCTGAAGGGCCGGATGCTCGGGGCAGTGCCCTCGTCGCCTGCGGCTATTTCCGGAGAGCGTCCCCCCGCCGACTCCCGCGAGCGTGCCCGTGCGCTGGTGATGGGTCTTCAGGATGAGATCTGTTCAGGCCTGGAAAAGATCGATGGTGTGGGCAGGTTTCAGGAGGAGAGCTGGGATCGGCCTGAAGAAGGCGGTGGTCGTTCCCGCGTGATGCGTGAAGGCCGCATCTTCGAGCAGGGGGGTGTGAATTTCTCCGAGGTGCACGGCAAGGAACTGCCACCCTCAATCCTCAAACAGCGGCCCGAGGCCAAAGGGCATCCATGGTTTGCCACCGGCACCTCCATGGTTCTGCATCCCAGAAATCCATTTGTTCCGACGGTGCATCTCAACTACCGCTATTTCGAAGCTGGACCGGTCTGGTGGTTCGGAGGTGGTGCCGATCTCACGCCCTACTACCCCTTCCTTGAGGATGCCCGCCATTTTCATCGCAGCCACCGACAGGCCTGTGATTCAGTCGACGAGCGTCTCTACCAGGTGTTCAAGCCCTGGTGTGATGAGTACTTCTTCCTGAAGCATCGCCAGGAGACGAGGGGGATCGGCGGCATCTTCTACGACTACCAGGATGGTTCTGGTCGTCTTTACCGAGGCCAGGATCCAGAGGGCCCAGCGGCCCGCAAAGCGGCTGAGATCGGTTCAGTGAATCTCTCCTGGCAGCAGCTGCATGATCTGGCGAAGGCCAATGGAACGGCATTCCTTCCCGCCTACACACCGATCGTCGATAAGCGCAATGGCCTCTCCTACGGAGACCGTGAGCGTCAGTTCCAGTTGTATCGACGCGGGAGGTACGTGGAATTCAATCTTGTCTGGGATCGCGGAACGATCTTCGGATTGCAGACCAATGGCCGCACTGAATCGATCCTGATGTCTCTGCCACCCCTGGCCCGCTGGGAATACGGTTATCAGGCCGAAGAGGGGTCTCGCGAGGCTCTTCTCACCGATTTGTTCACCCGCCCACAACATTGGTTCGATGATCTGTCGCTTGAGGAACGCTGTCGTCCGCATCAGGCGGTGAACTGA